In Dyadobacter sp. NIV53, a single window of DNA contains:
- a CDS encoding NTP transferase domain-containing protein, protein MANQNSYGIIILAAGSSSRLGEPKQLLQYQNKSLIRHVAEAAIEAINSPVIIVTGSVQILILEELHELPLHFVQNNEWQEGMASSIRVGISELLKINPQTAGVILVVSDQPFVTSELFLDLIQKAETNENSIIACSYQNTLGTPVLFPKKYFDSLLTLNGAEGAKKLLKRFENDVVSIPFPLGSMDIDTQEDYRRLLGQ, encoded by the coding sequence ATGGCTAACCAAAATTCATACGGAATTATTATACTGGCAGCCGGCAGCTCATCCAGATTAGGTGAACCCAAGCAATTGCTCCAATATCAAAATAAAAGCCTGATCAGGCATGTAGCCGAAGCGGCAATTGAAGCAATCAATTCACCCGTTATCATTGTTACCGGCTCGGTTCAAATCCTCATTTTAGAAGAACTGCATGAGTTGCCACTTCATTTTGTCCAAAACAACGAATGGCAGGAAGGAATGGCTTCATCAATACGGGTTGGCATTTCTGAATTATTAAAGATCAATCCGCAAACTGCTGGTGTAATTCTGGTCGTAAGCGACCAGCCTTTTGTTACATCGGAATTATTTCTCGATCTTATTCAAAAAGCTGAAACGAATGAAAACAGTATTATCGCCTGCTCCTACCAGAATACATTAGGAACTCCTGTCCTATTTCCAAAAAAATATTTTGATTCCCTTTTGACTTTGAATGGTGCAGAAGGTGCCAAGAAATTATTGAAACGGTTTGAAAATGATGTCGTCAGTATACCATTTCCATTAGGAAGTATGGATATTGATACGCAGGAAGATTATCGGAGGCTTTTGGGTCAATAA
- a CDS encoding XdhC family protein codes for MKEITDIIKSYELALLAGKRMALATVVHVEGSSYRRPGARMLVTDDGQLTGAISGGCLEGDALRKALLAISQQKNKLVTYDTTDESDTTLGVQLGCNGIVHILFEPIHSEQVNHPIELLKRILEKRQNAVLVTLFSLHSRTGNQPGTCFLHLDQENISIIQNENFTYSDSLVLEADHAKNIQDSFFREYIINGQKLTGFVEFLKTPPSLVIAGAGNDTIPLMEMAHLLGWNITVVDGRTGHATKQRFPKATQVLIARSSEVLAHIETDAQTFFVLMTHNYNYDLALLKQLIELDNCIYIGTLGPKKKLERMFDDLKADGVTVTDEQKSKIFGPTGLDIGAETSEEIALSVLAEIKAVMNGRKGTLLREKTEPIHNRSGQSVDYVKPGKEDFLCAVSTVQS; via the coding sequence GTGAAAGAAATTACGGACATCATCAAATCGTATGAACTGGCTTTATTAGCCGGGAAAAGAATGGCATTGGCAACTGTCGTTCACGTTGAAGGTTCTTCGTATCGCAGACCGGGAGCACGGATGCTGGTAACTGATGACGGACAACTTACAGGGGCCATCAGCGGTGGCTGCCTGGAAGGTGATGCATTGCGCAAAGCGTTACTGGCCATTTCACAGCAGAAAAACAAACTGGTCACATACGATACAACAGATGAAAGCGATACAACACTAGGCGTTCAGCTTGGTTGTAACGGCATCGTTCATATCCTGTTTGAACCGATACATTCTGAACAGGTAAATCATCCGATTGAATTATTAAAAAGGATTTTAGAAAAAAGGCAGAATGCAGTGTTAGTCACGTTGTTTTCCCTTCATTCCAGAACAGGTAATCAGCCGGGAACCTGTTTTTTGCATTTGGATCAGGAAAATATCAGCATAATACAAAATGAAAATTTCACTTATTCGGACTCGCTGGTATTAGAAGCAGATCATGCAAAAAATATCCAGGATTCTTTTTTCAGGGAATATATCATTAACGGACAGAAACTCACCGGATTCGTAGAATTCCTAAAAACGCCTCCCTCTTTGGTTATTGCGGGAGCCGGAAACGACACTATTCCTTTGATGGAAATGGCACATTTGCTGGGCTGGAATATTACAGTTGTTGATGGCCGCACCGGACACGCTACAAAACAGCGTTTCCCCAAAGCTACCCAGGTATTGATAGCCCGATCCAGTGAAGTATTGGCACATATAGAAACTGATGCTCAAACATTTTTTGTATTAATGACCCATAATTACAACTACGATCTGGCTCTTTTAAAACAGCTGATAGAGCTTGATAATTGTATTTATATCGGCACATTAGGCCCAAAAAAGAAACTGGAACGGATGTTTGACGACCTGAAGGCAGACGGAGTTACAGTAACTGACGAACAGAAATCAAAAATATTCGGTCCGACTGGTTTAGATATCGGTGCAGAAACTTCCGAGGAAATTGCCTTATCGGTATTGGCAGAAATAAAGGCAGTCATGAATGGAAGAAAAGGTACATTGTTACGTGAAAAGACCGAACCCATACACAACCGTTCCGGTCAAAGTGTAGATTATGTGAAGCCGGGTAAAGAAGATTTTTTGTGTGCAGTCAGCACCGTTCAATCCTGA
- a CDS encoding cysteine desulfurase family protein: MNTPVYLDNNATTPMDPRVLEEMLPYFLNKFGNAASRTHAFGWEAEEAVEIARENIADLIGANPKEIVFTSGATEANNLAIKGVFENNFLERNHIITVETEHKAVLDTCRHIEKLGGNITYLPVDSNGLINLSDLENAITDQTVLIAVMYANNETGAIQPIPEISVIAKKYGILFFTDATQAVGKIPVDVHADGIDLMSFSAHKLYGPKGIGALFVRKNNPAINLTAQIDGGGHERNMRSGTLNVPGIVGLGKACELCLEELNSEEKKLTELRNYFETELLKLNGVIINSKAIPRLPHCTNISFSDIDGDKMILEAGSQIAFSRSSACTSATMEPSHVLKAMGFSDENIHNSFRFSFGRFTTREEVDYAIQVIDKIVKEHRSERNYGHHQIV, from the coding sequence CTGAACACGCCGGTATATTTAGACAATAATGCTACTACGCCTATGGACCCGCGGGTTCTGGAAGAAATGTTGCCTTACTTTCTTAATAAATTCGGAAATGCTGCGAGCCGCACACACGCATTCGGCTGGGAGGCAGAAGAAGCCGTGGAAATTGCAAGAGAAAATATAGCTGACCTGATCGGTGCAAATCCAAAAGAAATTGTATTTACTTCAGGCGCAACCGAAGCAAATAATCTGGCTATAAAGGGGGTTTTTGAGAATAATTTTTTAGAGAGAAACCATATTATTACAGTTGAAACAGAGCATAAAGCTGTGTTGGATACGTGCCGGCATATAGAAAAACTGGGCGGGAATATTACTTATCTGCCCGTAGACAGTAATGGGCTGATCAATTTATCAGATCTGGAAAATGCGATTACGGACCAAACTGTCCTGATTGCTGTCATGTATGCGAACAATGAAACCGGAGCGATCCAGCCTATCCCTGAAATAAGCGTTATTGCTAAAAAGTATGGAATTCTTTTTTTTACAGATGCAACACAGGCAGTTGGCAAAATCCCGGTTGATGTGCATGCTGACGGAATTGATCTGATGTCTTTCAGTGCACATAAATTATATGGCCCCAAAGGAATTGGAGCACTTTTTGTAAGAAAAAATAACCCTGCGATCAATTTAACTGCACAGATTGATGGCGGCGGACACGAACGAAATATGCGCAGCGGCACTCTGAATGTCCCCGGAATCGTTGGTTTGGGAAAAGCCTGCGAACTATGCCTGGAAGAATTAAATTCAGAAGAGAAAAAACTAACCGAACTGCGTAATTATTTTGAAACGGAATTGTTAAAACTAAATGGTGTTATAATCAATAGTAAAGCAATTCCACGCCTGCCGCACTGTACCAATATTTCCTTCAGTGATATTGACGGAGACAAAATGATTCTGGAAGCGGGCAGCCAGATTGCTTTTTCCAGAAGTTCGGCATGTACCTCAGCGACAATGGAGCCAAGTCATGTATTGAAAGCAATGGGGTTTTCAGACGAGAATATCCACAATTCTTTTCGTTTTAGTTTTGGAAGATTTACCACCAGGGAAGAAGTTGATTATGCTATTCAGGTAATTGATAAAATTGTAAAAGAACATCGTAGTGAAAGAAATTACGGACATCATCAAATCGTATGA
- a CDS encoding DUF6962 family protein — protein sequence MNDIAIDFSKVFQIQVFGITILEPSTVITSLMMTVVCIYAFFHLNKLGRAHRMYTQIQYFFLFMGIATAIGGVLGHGFLYVTGMRGKIPGWFASMIAVALFERAAIWHIKPLLAERSGKFLGWLNYVELAIFFVLTFITLNFVVVEIHAFYGLFLMLFFIELYVYKKKKDPGSKYIFIATLMGAVSAGFHALKFSFGPWFNYNDISHISMGLSIWYYYQGARHMVFYGAEREKIEEIKQEMDVE from the coding sequence ATGAATGACATTGCCATTGATTTCAGTAAGGTTTTTCAGATTCAGGTTTTTGGAATAACTATTTTGGAACCTTCCACTGTGATCACCAGTCTCATGATGACAGTTGTCTGTATTTATGCATTTTTTCATCTTAACAAACTGGGAAGAGCGCATCGTATGTATACCCAAATCCAGTATTTTTTCCTTTTTATGGGAATTGCTACGGCAATCGGCGGTGTTTTGGGACATGGATTTTTATATGTGACCGGCATGCGCGGAAAAATACCCGGCTGGTTTGCAAGTATGATCGCCGTGGCACTATTTGAACGTGCGGCGATATGGCATATCAAACCATTATTGGCAGAAAGAAGTGGTAAATTTCTGGGCTGGCTTAATTATGTCGAACTGGCGATCTTCTTCGTGCTAACCTTCATTACACTCAACTTTGTCGTTGTGGAAATTCACGCATTTTACGGATTATTCCTTATGCTTTTCTTCATCGAATTGTATGTGTATAAAAAGAAAAAGGATCCCGGCAGCAAATACATTTTTATAGCTACTTTAATGGGAGCCGTTTCGGCAGGTTTTCACGCCTTAAAATTCAGTTTCGGGCCTTGGTTCAACTATAATGATATCAGTCACATCAGCATGGGATTATCTATCTGGTACTATTATCAGGGAGCACGGCATATGGTTTTCTATGGTGCTGAAAGAGAGAAAATAGAAGAAATCAAACAGGAAATGGATGTGGAGTGA
- a CDS encoding outer membrane beta-barrel family protein — MKKSATSALKVIALICLLLNQINYVNAQTPGAAATGAAAPGGLSTLENTPKGNSKISGSVVDSVGSKGVEFASIALFNVADNKAIDGTTADETGKFAITKVAPGNYKLLISFIGFKDKTVNNIKVEKGKDIDLGAVTLSGSVQNLAEVTITGEKSLVEEKVDRLVYNAEKDITSKGGDASDLLRKVPMLSVDLDGNVSLRGSANIKILINNKPSTIIASNVADALKQIPADMIKSVEVITSPSAKYDAEGSGGIINIITKKNNLQGLTLNIDSGVGNRGSNLGLNGSYRKGKMGFTLGGFGRAFYNKAESTLNQTTFSGTDSFLTNQTSKAKDRGVFGQYSLGWDYDLGKNQALSAGVRYGTRNFIQKQDLTINQFENSTLDATSMRKVDRKDLSGTVDVNVDYIKTFKPQQEWSISTLYSRTGLTNNFNTDLLSESGSLTGRQKNENQNYNSELTFQTDYQTPIRKNQMLEFGAKGIFRTVNSDYKYLIAAETGDFILNVNNPSGSLNYSQNVGAGYVSYSLTTKNKYTFKVGTRYEFTDIKADLGEEGKISIPSYGNLVPSINVSKSLSGSTTVKAAYNRRIQRPGIQQLNPNVNLSNPQSISTGNPALSPELTDNFEVGLSTNIKKTYLNVSAFARQTNNSITQVRTAVDTLAGAIVTTYENIGKQQAYGFNVFANVYLTPKWTLNGSVDMLHSYMEGQTTDAEGLSVQVNNSGWNYGGRVMSQLSLRQGWGLQAFAFYRGKEVQLQGSRTGFYMYSLGFKKDFTNKKGSIGFAAENFMTKGVRFTSDLNSAQFNQTTATQLYNRNFKVTFSYSIGKMSFETKKKTKSVNNTDVMGGGEGAQK; from the coding sequence ATGAAAAAATCAGCTACATCAGCCCTGAAGGTAATCGCATTGATTTGCCTTCTCTTGAATCAGATCAATTACGTCAACGCACAGACTCCGGGAGCCGCTGCAACCGGAGCCGCGGCTCCCGGCGGATTATCAACGCTTGAAAATACTCCAAAGGGAAATTCTAAAATATCCGGTTCAGTAGTTGATTCGGTAGGTTCCAAAGGAGTTGAGTTCGCCAGTATTGCATTATTCAATGTTGCCGATAATAAAGCAATTGATGGGACTACCGCAGATGAAACAGGGAAGTTTGCAATTACCAAGGTTGCTCCCGGAAATTACAAGCTGTTAATTTCCTTCATTGGTTTTAAAGACAAAACAGTCAATAATATTAAGGTAGAAAAGGGAAAAGACATTGACCTGGGTGCAGTTACATTATCGGGCAGTGTACAAAATCTGGCTGAGGTGACGATTACAGGAGAAAAATCATTAGTGGAAGAAAAAGTGGACCGCCTGGTTTACAATGCTGAAAAAGACATTACTTCGAAAGGCGGTGACGCTTCTGACCTGCTTCGTAAAGTGCCAATGCTTTCGGTGGATCTGGATGGAAATGTATCGCTGAGGGGAAGCGCCAATATCAAGATTTTGATCAATAATAAACCTTCTACGATCATAGCCAGTAACGTGGCGGATGCATTGAAGCAAATTCCGGCTGATATGATCAAATCAGTGGAAGTAATAACTTCGCCTTCGGCCAAATATGATGCAGAAGGTTCGGGCGGGATTATCAACATCATCACCAAGAAAAATAATTTGCAGGGACTTACTCTTAATATTGATTCAGGTGTTGGTAATCGTGGTTCCAATCTGGGGTTGAACGGAAGTTACAGAAAAGGAAAAATGGGTTTTACTTTGGGCGGTTTTGGCCGTGCGTTCTATAACAAAGCAGAATCTACACTTAACCAGACTACGTTTTCAGGAACCGATTCATTTCTTACCAATCAGACTTCTAAGGCGAAGGACCGTGGTGTGTTCGGGCAATATTCATTGGGATGGGATTATGATCTGGGAAAAAATCAGGCACTTTCAGCCGGGGTTCGTTACGGAACAAGAAATTTTATCCAGAAACAGGATCTGACAATTAACCAGTTTGAAAATAGTACACTGGATGCTACTTCAATGCGCAAAGTAGATCGGAAGGATCTTTCGGGAACAGTGGATGTGAATGTCGATTATATAAAAACATTCAAACCACAGCAGGAGTGGAGCATCTCAACTTTATATAGCAGAACCGGCCTGACAAATAATTTCAATACGGATCTGCTAAGTGAAAGTGGTTCATTGACTGGCCGCCAGAAAAATGAAAACCAAAATTACAATTCGGAACTTACTTTTCAAACTGATTACCAGACACCGATCAGGAAAAACCAAATGCTTGAATTTGGTGCCAAAGGAATCTTCCGGACAGTAAACAGTGACTATAAATATCTGATCGCAGCAGAAACAGGAGACTTTATCCTAAATGTTAACAATCCGTCAGGATCACTGAATTATAGCCAGAATGTTGGTGCGGGCTATGTTTCATATAGTTTGACAACAAAAAACAAATACACTTTTAAAGTGGGAACGAGATATGAATTTACAGATATCAAAGCTGATCTGGGTGAAGAAGGAAAAATTTCGATCCCAAGTTATGGCAATCTGGTACCAAGTATTAATGTTTCCAAGAGTCTGAGTGGAAGTACAACGGTGAAAGCTGCATATAACAGAAGGATCCAGCGCCCGGGAATTCAGCAGCTGAACCCGAATGTCAATCTTTCCAATCCGCAAAGTATCAGCACAGGAAATCCTGCATTGAGCCCGGAATTAACAGATAATTTTGAAGTTGGATTAAGTACTAATATCAAGAAAACGTATCTGAATGTTTCCGCTTTTGCCCGTCAGACAAACAATTCTATTACCCAGGTTCGTACGGCTGTGGATACGCTGGCAGGTGCTATTGTTACCACGTATGAAAATATTGGAAAGCAGCAGGCTTATGGTTTCAATGTATTTGCCAATGTTTATCTGACTCCTAAATGGACTTTAAACGGAAGTGTGGACATGTTGCATTCTTATATGGAAGGACAGACAACGGATGCAGAAGGACTTTCGGTTCAGGTTAATAATTCAGGCTGGAACTATGGTGGGCGTGTTATGTCGCAGTTAAGTTTGAGGCAGGGCTGGGGTTTGCAGGCATTTGCTTTTTATCGTGGAAAAGAAGTGCAGTTACAAGGATCCCGCACCGGATTTTACATGTACTCACTGGGTTTCAAAAAGGATTTTACCAACAAAAAAGGAAGCATTGGCTTTGCGGCTGAAAATTTCATGACAAAAGGTGTTCGTTTTACTTCTGACCTTAATTCGGCACAATTCAACCAAACTACTGCTACCCAGCTTTATAACCGTAATTTCAAAGTTACATTCAGTTATTCAATTGGTAAAATGAGCTTCGAAACCAAAAAGAAAACCAAATCGGTAAATAATACCGATGTAATGGGCGGAGGAGAAGGTGCCCAGAAATAA
- a CDS encoding ferritin — protein sequence MKDLLRQRTSLKEEIEILLNNQVKMEAEASSKYLAMASWCDRNGFKNSAAYFMKQSEEERAHMLKIFNYIMTVGGTAVSPEIAPVRQEFASFRSVFEAALQSEISVTQSINRIVTQSRREEDYGTENFIQWFVNEQVEEEDNARRAIELFDVIGEEGTGLYFIDKAILKISSEA from the coding sequence ATGAAAGATCTACTTAGACAACGCACTTCTTTAAAAGAAGAAATAGAAATATTATTGAACAACCAGGTTAAAATGGAAGCAGAAGCTTCTTCAAAATATCTGGCCATGGCTTCGTGGTGTGACCGCAACGGATTCAAAAACAGTGCTGCTTACTTCATGAAACAATCAGAAGAAGAGCGTGCACATATGCTTAAAATATTCAACTATATCATGACTGTTGGCGGAACAGCTGTTTCACCTGAAATTGCACCTGTTAGACAAGAATTTGCGTCTTTCAGAAGTGTTTTCGAAGCAGCTTTACAAAGTGAAATCAGCGTAACCCAATCGATTAACCGCATTGTTACACAAAGCCGCAGAGAAGAGGATTACGGTACTGAAAACTTTATCCAATGGTTTGTAAACGAACAAGTTGAAGAAGAAGATAATGCTCGTCGCGCTATTGAACTTTTCGATGTAATAGGTGAGGAAGGTACAGGTCTTTACTTTATTGATAAAGCAATTTTGAAAATCAGCTCAGAAGCTTAA
- a CDS encoding organic hydroperoxide resistance protein yields MIEALYTAHATATGGRNGKVNSSDGVLELEVRTPKEMGGSGGAYTNPEQLFAAGYSACFDSALSHVIRATKIKTGTTTVTAHVGIGKNDTEGFGLVITLEANIPGVEQSVAEELVAKAHQVCPYSNATRGNVEVTLKTTIND; encoded by the coding sequence ATGATTGAAGCATTGTATACTGCCCATGCAACAGCAACAGGCGGAAGAAATGGGAAAGTAAATTCATCAGACGGGGTTTTGGAGCTGGAAGTACGTACACCTAAGGAAATGGGTGGTTCAGGCGGTGCTTATACCAATCCTGAACAGCTTTTTGCCGCGGGATATTCGGCTTGTTTTGATAGCGCACTTTCTCATGTGATCAGGGCAACAAAAATAAAAACAGGAACCACTACTGTGACTGCTCACGTAGGAATTGGTAAAAATGATACCGAAGGATTTGGATTGGTCATTACACTGGAAGCCAATATACCCGGTGTTGAGCAATCTGTTGCCGAAGAGCTCGTAGCAAAAGCACATCAGGTATGTCCGTATTCGAATGCAACCCGCGGAAACGTTGAAGTAACGTTAAAAACAACGATCAACGATTAA
- a CDS encoding FUSC family membrane protein has protein sequence MNYLDEFKKFISSHYLSTGVRLTLGAVIPSLILQHYGLLSSYIAFPLGTLLIGSTDNPGPFHRRRNALVIAILMCFLVACITGYLRHIHFIVFAEILVFGIFFSLIGVYGNRANSIGLISLLVFVFNIDDHMSGDAILRNALIFCAGGVWYLILFSVIQTLRPYLLIQQLLGENFVELGKLLSIKAGYYFAKPDYDELFNQMIHQQVILRENQDNLREIIFKTRELVTESTNKSRILMLMFLDSIDLFERILNSQQNYTNLHRAFDDTKVLRLFGTYISWMAAEIQQIGLAVQSGFPSRSRRDLDEAFNKCQSAFERMRQDRMTHENMEDYIMLRQILNSLQDITERIKKLHRATTYDASMSKDYNLDVEADNFIPKQEYNPRILVDNLSLKSSHFRHSLRVTLALLIGYTVSLFFSFGHGYWILLTIVTIMKPAFSITKQRNLHRIAGTIIGAVSGFLILYLIKDGTVLFVLMMLAMISAYSFLKINYFVASVSITLYVLLWFNFLNPQHITAVLQDRVIDTVIGSVIAYFISSYVLPVWEHSQINQYIKVALDANRKYFDIVAAKFTGKNLDINELKVTRKDAIIALANLSDNFQKMLSEPKRQQLKMEEYHQFVATSHMMTSYIASLSTYAQSNVQTQIYAEFEMMIRQIDKQFQVATDVLDRKQNSAAEIGRESLPQNQKLVELLTVRKKEIKEMGIEKSAQSPARKALSELKTINGLFELISTITIDEIKILQKISTN, from the coding sequence ATGAACTACCTCGACGAATTTAAGAAATTTATATCCAGCCATTATCTTTCTACCGGAGTCAGGCTTACTTTGGGAGCGGTTATTCCGAGCCTTATTTTACAGCACTATGGTCTTTTAAGCAGTTATATAGCTTTTCCACTGGGCACTTTGCTTATTGGCAGCACGGATAATCCCGGCCCTTTTCACCGCCGCAGAAATGCGCTGGTCATTGCCATTCTCATGTGTTTTTTGGTAGCCTGTATTACGGGGTATCTTCGTCATATTCACTTCATTGTCTTTGCCGAAATACTGGTTTTTGGCATATTTTTCTCGTTGATCGGTGTCTATGGCAACCGTGCTAATAGTATAGGATTGATTTCCCTGCTCGTATTTGTTTTCAATATTGACGACCACATGAGCGGTGATGCCATTTTGCGTAATGCACTGATCTTCTGCGCGGGTGGCGTTTGGTATTTGATTTTGTTTTCGGTTATACAGACTTTACGCCCTTATTTGCTTATACAACAGCTTTTGGGTGAAAATTTTGTAGAGCTGGGAAAATTGCTTTCGATCAAGGCCGGTTATTATTTTGCCAAACCGGATTATGACGAACTCTTTAATCAAATGATCCATCAACAGGTTATACTTCGGGAGAACCAGGATAATCTGAGGGAAATCATATTTAAAACCCGTGAGCTTGTTACAGAATCGACGAATAAAAGCCGGATATTAATGCTGATGTTTCTGGATAGTATTGACCTGTTTGAAAGAATACTCAACTCACAACAGAACTACACAAACCTGCACAGGGCCTTCGATGATACAAAAGTTTTGAGGTTATTTGGAACGTATATATCCTGGATGGCAGCTGAGATACAGCAAATTGGCCTTGCGGTTCAAAGTGGTTTTCCGTCCCGTTCAAGACGGGATCTGGATGAAGCTTTCAATAAATGCCAGTCGGCGTTTGAACGAATGCGGCAGGATAGGATGACCCATGAAAACATGGAAGATTATATCATGCTGCGCCAGATACTTAACAGTCTGCAGGATATTACGGAGCGGATCAAAAAGCTGCATCGCGCAACAACTTATGATGCTTCGATGAGCAAAGACTATAATCTGGATGTTGAAGCTGATAATTTTATTCCTAAACAAGAATATAATCCAAGGATATTGGTTGATAATTTATCTTTAAAATCCAGTCATTTCAGGCATTCTTTGAGAGTTACACTGGCATTGCTGATTGGTTACACGGTGTCTTTGTTTTTTAGTTTTGGACATGGTTACTGGATTCTGCTGACCATTGTTACCATCATGAAACCAGCATTCAGTATCACCAAACAACGTAATCTGCACAGGATTGCGGGAACAATAATCGGGGCCGTTTCAGGGTTTCTGATTTTATATCTGATCAAAGATGGAACCGTTTTGTTTGTATTAATGATGCTTGCAATGATATCCGCTTATTCATTTTTGAAGATTAATTACTTTGTAGCCTCAGTCAGCATTACTTTATATGTGCTTTTGTGGTTTAATTTTCTTAATCCGCAGCATATCACGGCCGTTTTGCAGGACCGTGTAATTGATACCGTGATTGGATCTGTGATTGCTTATTTCATTTCATCTTATGTACTTCCGGTTTGGGAACATTCGCAGATCAATCAATATATCAAAGTTGCGTTGGATGCCAACCGTAAATATTTTGATATTGTTGCCGCGAAGTTTACGGGTAAAAATCTGGATATTAATGAATTGAAAGTTACCCGGAAAGATGCCATTATTGCCCTGGCAAACCTTTCGGACAACTTTCAGAAAATGTTATCTGAGCCAAAACGACAGCAGTTAAAGATGGAAGAATACCATCAGTTTGTGGCTACAAGCCATATGATGACTTCCTATATTGCGTCACTTTCTACCTATGCCCAAAGTAATGTACAAACGCAGATTTATGCAGAATTTGAAATGATGATCCGGCAAATAGACAAGCAGTTTCAGGTGGCGACTGATGTGCTGGATAGAAAGCAGAATTCGGCAGCAGAAATAGGAAGGGAATCGTTGCCGCAAAATCAGAAACTGGTGGAATTGCTGACCGTACGGAAAAAAGAAATTAAAGAAATGGGAATTGAAAAATCGGCTCAGTCTCCTGCCAGAAAAGCATTGTCAGAACTGAAAACGATCAACGGTTTGTTTGAACTGATCAGCACGATTACCATTGATGAAATTAAAATTTTACAAAAAATATCTACTAACTAA
- a CDS encoding YwbE family protein codes for MNELSGTERRNITSGLAVSIVLKQDQRSGKLTKGIVKDILTSAPKHTYGIKVRLQTGEVGRVKVIGS; via the coding sequence ATGAATGAATTATCTGGGACTGAACGCAGGAATATAACTTCCGGACTGGCAGTTTCTATTGTTTTAAAACAAGATCAGCGTAGCGGAAAACTTACAAAAGGTATTGTGAAAGATATTCTGACAAGTGCTCCCAAACACACGTATGGAATTAAAGTACGGTTACAAACTGGTGAAGTGGGAAGGGTGAAAGTAATTGGGAGCTAA
- the namA gene encoding NADPH dehydrogenase NamA: MSSRLFSPVQFKSITLKNRIVVSPMCQYSSTDGFANDWHLVHLGSRAVGGAGLVFTEAASVSPEGRISPQDLGIYRDGHIEKLKQITEFIEAQGAVAGIQLAHAGRKASTFTSWLGKGQVPLDQGGWQALAPSAIPFSERDSVPKEMDLADIEKFVDDFVAAASRALNAGFKVVEIHAAHGYLIHQFLSPLSNKRNDGYGGSFENRIRLLLEVIDAVKIVWPENLPLFVRISATDWVEGGWDENQSVKLAAILIEKGVDLIDVSTGGLVGNAIIPVAPSYQVPFAAAIKKQTGMPTGAVGMITSATQAETILENGDADLIFMAREFLRDPYAALHAAAELDTAIQWPVQYERAKPVRS; this comes from the coding sequence ATGTCTTCCAGATTATTTTCTCCTGTTCAATTTAAAAGTATCACATTAAAAAACCGCATTGTTGTTTCTCCCATGTGCCAGTATTCTTCAACCGATGGCTTCGCGAATGACTGGCATCTGGTACACCTTGGCAGCAGGGCAGTTGGCGGTGCCGGATTGGTTTTTACTGAGGCAGCTTCAGTATCACCGGAAGGCCGTATATCTCCTCAGGATCTCGGGATTTACCGGGATGGGCACATTGAAAAACTAAAACAAATAACGGAATTTATAGAGGCACAGGGAGCGGTAGCAGGGATTCAGCTGGCTCATGCCGGGCGCAAAGCCAGCACTTTTACATCCTGGCTGGGGAAAGGACAAGTGCCTTTGGATCAGGGAGGATGGCAGGCATTGGCTCCTTCTGCTATCCCGTTCAGTGAGAGAGATAGTGTTCCAAAAGAAATGGATTTAGCCGATATTGAAAAGTTTGTGGATGATTTTGTCGCAGCAGCTTCCAGAGCTTTAAATGCAGGATTTAAAGTAGTCGAGATCCATGCCGCACATGGTTATCTGATACATCAGTTTTTATCCCCGTTAAGTAATAAACGCAATGATGGATACGGAGGAAGTTTCGAAAACCGGATTCGTTTATTGCTGGAAGTTATAGATGCGGTAAAAATAGTCTGGCCGGAAAATCTGCCTTTATTCGTCCGCATTTCGGCGACTGACTGGGTTGAAGGGGGATGGGATGAAAATCAGTCCGTAAAGCTTGCTGCTATTCTAATTGAAAAAGGTGTGGACCTGATCGACGTATCGACGGGCGGGTTAGTTGGTAATGCTATCATTCCTGTCGCGCCTTCTTACCAGGTTCCGTTTGCCGCGGCAATCAAAAAGCAAACCGGAATGCCAACCGGAGCTGTCGGAATGATTACCAGTGCAACTCAGGCTGAAACTATACTGGAAAATGGTGACGCCGACCTGATATTTATGGCAAGAGAATTTCTGAGAGATCCGTACGCAGCATTACACGCAGCTGCTGAGCTAGATACGGCAATACAATGGCCAGTACAATACGAAAGAGCTAAACCGGTCAGGAGTTAA